The genomic stretch TCTTACAGATTCTCAACTTCAAAAAATTGAACAAATACTAAATTCTAAAAGCTCTATTGATCAAAAACAAAAAGCACTCAATGAGCTTGAGAGAATTTCAAAGAAAGTCTTAAATCAAGAGCAAAAAGAAATTGTTCAAAAGCTTCAAAATCAACACGCCAATAATAAGGCATTAAAACATAAAAAGGAGTGTAACACAATGAAAAAAATCATTTGTTGGTTATTTTTAGGATTAAGTTTAAGTATTGTCAATGCAACAGACAGCATTGACATTAAGGTCGAACAAGATATTAATTTCGATGACGGGTTTGGAATGCTTAAAGCCCAGCCCATTTTAAATGGTGTCAAAGATATTCAATTGATGGGAGAATATAACGTTAATTCTCAAAATGGAAATGTTGAAATGAAGTTTGATAAGGTTATTTACAAGGATCAAACTTATACTCTTACCGAACCTTTTGTCAAAAGAGCCAGATTAAAAAATCCCAAAAAAGCAGTTCTAAAGAAAGATTCCAAGATAAAAATTGCAGGAGGATCAAAAAGTGAGATTCTTAATATTTTAAACAGCCCTTCAAGCACGGAATCAAGAAATAGAAGCAGTAATAGTTCTAGCGGAACAGGAGGGGCAATTTCTGGATCAACAAGGGCATTAAGAGGGAATGGGACAAATGGAAATAGCGGAAGCTATGGTTATGGCTCAAATACAAACGGCTATTCTAATGGTTATTTACCCTACATCGGGACAAATTCCAATTCTTCAGACTCCCCATCCTCTAACTCTCCCGATTATAGTTCTCCTACTACCAACAGCGATGGCAGTTGCAAACCTCCCTATATAAAAGATGGCGTTGTCGGCGTGTATGCCAGCGTCGGAGGAAGTTGTCAATTATTTACAGCTCCGAGTTCGGCAATTTATATCAAAGAAAACCAACCCACTTGTCAAAATAAGATTAATTATGCAACCAAAGAAGTGGAAATCGGACAAGAAAAATATATTGCGATGGATGACAATAAGGAATATAAAATCTCTCAATGCGAATACACACCCCCTATCGCTCTTTCAAGCGAAATCGGAAAATGCAAAGCAATTCCTGATTATCAGAGCAATCAAGCCCTTATTCAAAAGCAATATTTTTATGTCAAAGACAATCAAAGAATAGATGTGGGAAACTGCACCCCTACGGATGAAAAAATATCTATGAACGATGATGTGAATGCCTGCGATTATCGCTTTGATTTTATCAACAAAGAAGCGATCAAACAAACTCAATTTTTCTATATGGCAGATAATAAAAAATATAATGTCGGGGAATGCGTAGATAAAAGCGGAGATAATTTCAAATACCCAATGTATGAAGATGCCGCTAATTGTCCTTTTACAACCCTATCTGATGGAGTGAAGCTTTATCAAACTAAACTTGTTTTCAATGATTTACAAGGAGGCAAACACGATGCTACCTCTTGCCGACTCATTGACACACAAGGATTGAAAGTCTTTGAAGAGTTTGCAGGATACGATTATAAAGACACTTCCAAACAAGCCATCAGAAAAATCAATCAATATTTTATCGGTCAAGGCAATCAAAAAATTTATTTAGCCAAAGATGTTGAAACCAATAAAGCTTACCCATATCAACAAGAAGCTTGCGGTTGGACAAACAATGATATTGACAAAGTCAGCACAATGAAATTTGCCAGCTTTTTTCAAGACACAGACGAAAATAAAAAAATTTATACACAAAAATGCGACGATCCTAATAATCTCAATGAAACAAGGATTGCCTATGTGCCTTTAAGCTCAAGAGGGAAACTGGTGGATACACAGCAAAATAAAACGTTGATTCCAGATAGCGGAGGTCTGAAAATCTATGGCACAAATGATTATATTCAGAACACAGGCAATTCAAGCAAAAATATAAGTGGGGCTGACAGCGCTGCAAGTGATAGGGGAAACACTCAGGAATGCCTAGATGGATGGCCTGAAATAAACGATCACGGCAGGATAACATATGGCTTCAAGGGTCTCAAAAATCTATATACTCAAGAGCAAATAGCTGGGCTAAATATCTTTTGGGGAAACAATGGGAGAGGATATCACATTAACGCAGGAAGTCAAGCCGTATATAGCAATGATTTTCCAAATTGTGCCTGGAATACTAAGGCAGATTATTTCACCAATCAAACTATTGCAAAATACGAAGTCGAGTCCATTTATCTAAGAGGAGATGGATCTCGCCTTGAATTACCCAGCGGCGAAATCAAATATTATGCGGAATAAAAACTGATAAGGAGATAACAAATGAACTTAATTAACATTGATGAACAAATCCAAATGATCGAAAAACAAACTTCGCTGATCGGCAAGATCAAACGCCAAAAAAGCATAGTTGAAAAATCTGAAAGGATATTTTTAAGAGACCAAGAAAAACTCAAAAAGCTATTGAGCGAATTTGAAAATGCTAGCTCGAAAAAAGATAATGAGGTGCAAGAATGATCACAAAACTTCTAAGTGAGGCACTCAAAAAGTTTAAACCCTATTTGGAAAGCGGAGCAAATGAAGTATTGATCAATCGTGAATTTGAAGTTGTTTTAGATAAACAAGGGGTTTATGAATTTCACCAAGATGAAAATTTTAACAAAAAATTTTTGGAAAGTTTTTGTATGGAATTAGCTACTTCTAGGGGCTTGAGATTCAATGAAAACAACCCTTCTTTGAGTTGTGAAATACCCATTGATCCAAACAATCAGGAAAATTACTACGGATATCGAGTACAAGCTATTCATCAGTCTATTCTTTATGACAGCGATATCAGTATTTGCATTCGAATTCCTTCCAAAACAATTTTTAAATTGAGCGATTTTGCCTTGAAAGCAGATTCCAGTTACGAATTCATTGAAAGTCTGATACGAGGTAAAAAGAATATTTTAGTCAGCGGGGGAACAGGAACAGGGAAAACAAGCTTTTTAAACGCATTAATGACACAAGTTCCAATAATTGATCGAATTGTAACAATCGAAGACTCTCAAGAGCTAAGAATTGCAAACCCTAACAAAGTGCAAATGCTTATTTCAAAAAATGAAAACAAATTCAGTTATGAAAATGCTTTAAATGCTTCAATGAGACTAAGACCAGACAGAATATTCTTAGGCGAGATTGATACAAGAAATTGCCTGTTATTTTTAAGACTTTCCAACACTGGTCACGATGGAATGCTATCAACTCTCCACGCAAATAATACCAAAGACGCCATCAAAGCCATTATGACTAATGCAATGTTTGGCGGTTTTAATGATAAGGAAGCATTAAAAAGTTATATCCGAACCGCTATCGACTATATTATTCAAATTAAAAGGGAGAAAAACCAAAGGGTAATCTCTGAGGTATTTGATGTTAAGAACTCAATTCAGGATGATTTTGAATGAAACGAATTCATTTATCAATTCAGGAAAAACATGATCAGATACTCGAACGAGAGGCTAAACGACGGAATAAGTCCAAGTCTCAATATTTGAGAGATTTAATCTCAAAAAGAGCCAATAACAAAATTTTAAAAGATCTTGCAAAAATTCAAACTTTTAATTGTGAGATTTTATTGCAAATTTCACGATTGAGTGCCAATATCAATCAAATTGCCTATCACCTGAATTCAGGCTTTAAAACTGATCCCAAAGAGTTCTTCAAAGTATCGGAAGAGTTGCTCGAACATATTCAAATATTGAGAGAAGATTTAAATAAAAACTCAAAATTACTATTAAAGGTTGTTTAATGAAAAAAGCACTGATTGGAATTTTTGTAGCTCCTATTTTAGGCTATATCGTTTATATAATCTCTTTGATGGTTCTTTTTGATTTGAAATTTGATTTAAAACTCTTTGAAGTTTCATATCGCATATTAAAAAGTTTAACCCCCGATGGAATCCATTATTTAAAACCGATGGTTTTTTTGTCTTTATTTTTTGGATTTTTTACACTCCTGATCACTATCTTCTTCTCCCTTTTAAAGGGATCGGGCAAAGGAGATTATGGGAAGTCAAGATTTGCAAATATTAAAGATTTAAGAAAACTTGATCTCAATTATGAGAAAGGTTTGATTTTAGCCAAATATAAAAATAAATTTATTCGTTGTATAGAACCATTGACATCATTAATTGTAGCTCCACCAGGCACAGGAAAAACAGCTTCAATCGTTATTCCAAATTTACTCACTATTCAAAATTCGTGTGTTGTATTAGATATCAAAGGAGAATTAATTCAAAAAACTGCGGGGTATCGGCAAAAAATATTAAAAAACAAAGTTTTAATATTCAGTCCAATGGGTAAAGATAACACTATGAAATTTAATCCGTTTGATGAAAAATGCGTTAAAAATTTTAATTTTGTTCAGAAAAAAAGATTAGTGGAGGAAGTCGCCAATACTCTATTTGTCGCAGAAAAAGGCAAGGATCCTAATGATTTTTGGCTAGCTTCTGCCAAACAACTTTTTATTTTTTTTGCTTTATATGATCTTTGTGTTAAAGGGAAAAGTTCTTTTGGGGATTTAGCCCAAGCAATTCAAAAAGATTATTATGAGGAATTGGAAGGCGATTTTAAAAAAGAATGTGAATTTGAAGAAGAAGTCTTTGATGAAGAGAACCAACAGGCTCAAACTATTATCAAAAGAGACCCTAAAGCAAATACTCTTACAGCATTTTTCAGACAAGTATCTTTAAAAGAGTATAAAACCGAAGAACTTCATAATACCAATGTTCAGGAATTCGTTTTAGTACAAAATCAGGCTAGGATTTATTCAACATCTCCGCAAGAGACGTTTGGAGGATTTACGGCAAATTATATGGTTTATCTGAATGTATTTACAAACCCTGATGTAGCCGAAGCTACAGGCTCAATGAGCTTTGATTATGAGGACTTAAGGGAACAAAAAATTACTCTTTACATCAATATTGGACAAACTGATATTGATACTCTTGCTCCCTTAGTAAGAATATTGATGGAATCTATCGCTAAAAATCTACTTTTAAGAGAAAATTCAGATCCTGACAAATTTATTTATCTGCTTCTTGATGAATTTATTCGTTTCGGAAAGCTTAATTTTATTATGAGATTACCGGAATTATGTCGCAGTTATGGGTTAATTCCTATCTATATCACGCAAAGTTACCAACAAATTCAAGTAACCTATTCTAAAGAAGATGTAGATATTTTGCTGGCTAACACTCATTACCAAGTTGTTTTCAGAATGAATTCTTTTAAAGATGCCAAAGAAGTCAGCGATACAATCGGGGATTTTACAAGAGAAAAAGAGTCCATAAGTGCCTCCAATATGAAATTTGTCGAAAACAATAAATCTGTCTCCAAAGAGGGCTATAAACTACTGACACCTCAAGATATTATGAATCAAAACAAGGAAAAAGTATTGATTTTGGTATCGGGTCATAAAGATACTCCTTTGCAGGCAAAAAGAAATATGTTTTTTAAAAATCAACAATTAAAAAATGCTTCTGAAATCGCCTATGATCCAAATCATATGGCAGTTTAATAAACCCTATGTGTGGGTTTTAAGAAACCTATACATAGAGTTTAACAAGCTCTAAATTTTAAATCAAAGGAGTTTTCATTGGAACTTAAAAGAATTAAAGACTTGCCTGAAGAAGGAGTCTTAACGGCAAGCGGAGAAGTCATTCAGAAATTAGCTGAAATGGGTTTTAACGATGAAGAATCAGAGCAAAACGATGATTCAGAAGATGACGTAGCAAAGGATCAAAACAATGGAAAACAATAACGCAATCAACATCCAATCAGAACAATTAGGCAAAGCAGATAATGTCATTTACTTGGACAATACCCTAGACAATGCAAAATTTCAATCAAGCGAATCAATTGATGAAAAGCCCAAAAACGAGGATAAGAAACAAAATGCTCCAAGCCCCGAAGCTCCAAATATTGCTCCAAGCGATATGGCAAGTCAGATGGAAGGTTATTTGAGATACATAATCGGGATGGCTTGTGAAAGCAAAAAAGCTCCTTGGACTAAGGATAAAACAGCTCAAGAAATTCAAGAAGACAAACTTAAAAAACCATTTAATCCAATTACGGGAATTTCTTATAGCGGAGCGAATCAGTTAGCACTGGAATCTCAAGGCAAAGAAAGTGGTATGTGGCTTACTAGAAAACAAATTGAGAGTTTAGGAGGTCAAATTGATACCGAAAAAAACGAAGGGATTAAAACTTTTTTTGTAAATAAACAAACTAATGAGATTAGATATGTAAGAGTTTATAACGTTACTGACATTGAAAATCTTGACATTACTCAATTACCCCATCAAAAAATGATCTCCATCGATAAAAAACCATTGTTGGATTTACGGGGAATTAATCTATATCCACATACAAAAAAACAAATCTCTATTTATAATCAGGCGATTAAAAACAACACAGACTATAAAGTCCCGCTACTAGAAGCTCCAAAGAAGCAAGAGCAATCTCAAACAAACGGAAAGGGCTTAAGTGCTTGACCTGAATAGGGTAGAAACTCTACCCTTATTATAAATACAAGGATAAACAATGAAAGCATTTCAATTTAATAAACAAAATGACAAATACGAATGGATGATCGAGCAAGCCGATGAACTCACCCTTAAAGAAATCCAAGAAGATGAAAAAGTGCGAATACAAGCAGGTTTTATAGAAACCGACAATGGCAGTTATTATAAGGATTCCAATGCAAAGGCAGACAATGAGTAATACTTACAAAGATATTCAAGACGCACAAATAAAAATGATGGAAGACTATATTCTCTCTCATTTGGATACTGGATTAAAATGGCAAAAAAACTGGGAAGTCCCCACTCTCAATATCCCTCACAATCCTGCCACAGGAACAAAATATAAAAGAACCAACGGGCTTATATTGATGCTTTATCGATCCAAATATGGTTATCAATCAAACCAATGGGCAACATTTGCTCAAATCAAAGAAATGGGGGGCAGTGTGCAAGCAGGAGAAAAGTCTGTTCCTTTTATTTGGAAATATGCTCTTACACCTGAAGAAGCACTGAAAAGAAAAATGATTACGCCTAGTGATCCAAGAATAAATGATGCAGTCGTATTTTTCAATAAAAAAATGCTTTTATTCAATATCGAACAAAGCACGCTGACTCAAGAAATGATCAAAGATTATCAAATCAAACATAATTTTCCTAAACATTATTATGAATCTGACAAAGAAACAACTGCAATGATCGAATCTAAACTTCACAAAGACATTGAAGCTGTTTTAAAAAATTCCAAAATCCCTATTATTGATAATATTGGTTCGCCAAGAGCCTTTTATGATCCACAAAAAGATGAAATTACATTGCCAGATAAAAAATACTTTGATTCATTGGATAGTTACTATTCTACTGCATTGCACGAACTCGGACATTCTACAGGACATCCAAACAGGCTTAATAGAGAAATGGCAGGATTTTCTACCGATAAAATCAGTTATGCCAAAGAAGAGTTTAGAGCTGAATTATATTCAGTATTGCAAGGACTGGAATTGGGGCTAGAAGTCAATCTTAAAAACCACGCAGGATATATTGATAATTGGAAAAATGTATTCAAAAATGAAGAGACCCAAAGAGAAGAAATCAAAAAAGCTCTTAAAGATTCAGTTTCAATGGTGAAATATGTCCAAGAAAATTGGTATCCCGATCACCTCAAACAAGAATTTAGGGTAGAAAAACAAGCTCAAAACGAAGATGTGAAAGAAAACAAAATCAATCCTCCTTTTGAGATAAGAGAAATAAAAACAAGAATTTCAGAGATTCAAAAAGTCTTGTCAAATCCATCGTTAAAAGATAAGACAACTGCCTTAAAAGAGCTTGAAAAAATAGCAAAACAGCCTTTAACACAGTTTGAACGCCAAGCTATTCAAAGACTGCAAAATCAACACCAATGCAAAGGATTGAGAATATGAGCGTGATTATCATTGAAGCACCCAATAAATGCGAAAAAATCGCCAGTATTACTAATGCTAAAGTGTTTGCAACCAAAGGTCATTTCAAACAGCTGGCAGAAGAAGAATGGCTGGATTTTGAAACTTACGAACCTCAATTTGATTTTATGAATGAAAAGAAAAAATCCATTGATCACATATTAAGAGAGTGCAAAAATCAAGATGTTTACATTGCTACCGATCCAGATCGAGAAGGATATGCTATCGGGTATATGTTTTATGAAATGGTTAAAAACATTGCCAAAAGTGTCAAGAGGGCAGAATTTCACGAAATCACAGAAAGCGGAGTCAGGAAAGGCTTGGAATCCTCATTGCCTTTTAATCAAACCAATGTGAAATTCTTTGAAGCGTTTAAAGCTAGAGTAGTTGGAGATAAGTTGGTAGGATTTATCCTAAGCCCCAAACTTTCAAAACTTCTAGATATTAAAAGAATGAGTGCAGGAAGGGTTCAAACACCAGCACTCAAACTTATTGTAGATAGAGAATTGGAAATTGAAGCGTTCGAAAAAATCCCAGCCGATCAAAAAATCGACTTTAAAATCATAGCAAAATCAAAAAAAGATAATAAAACTTTTGATTTAAACAATGACAATCGATTTAAGACTAAAGATCAAGCACAAGAGTTCTTAAACTCTATTGTTGAAATCAAACAAGCATTAGTTTCAAAAAAAGAGACCAAACAAGGCAAACAATCCCCAGATAAACCATTCCAAACCGCCACTATGATCAAAAAAGCCAATCAAGTTTATGGCTTTAGCAGTGATAAAACAATGGCTTTAGCCCAAAATCTATACGAAAAAGGATTGATCACTTATCATAGAACTGATGCAGAAAACTTAAGTCTAGAGTTTCTTAACGAAGCCAAGTCGTTTTTAGAGCCTTTATACGAATGGTATCAATATAAAGAATACAAAGCAGGCGCTCAAAGTCAAGCCGAAGCACACGAAGCAACTAGGATCACTCATATTCACCCTTATGAAAAAATAGAAACTTTAATCTCAAAAGAAAAGCTCACTAAAGAACACGAAGATTTATATCGATTAATTTATTGCAACAGCATTCTCTCTCAAGCCAAAGATTGTCTTTTTGAAACAAATCGATATGAATTTAATCTAAAAGGAAGGAGCTTTTATCTATCGACAAAAGAGATCAAATACAACGGCTTTAAAAACGTTTTTCTCAAAGAAGAGCCGGAGAATGAAAAAGAAGAACTGAAAGATCTGACCTTGCAACTCAATGAAATGGATACAGTTGAAATCTTAAATTTTGAGATTAAAGAAGTAAATAAAAAAGCTCCGTCCAGATTCAAAGAAAGCGAATTTATACCGCTTTTACAAAAATTAGGCATCGGCAGACCTAGCACATATCATACTTTTATCCCCAAACTCATTGAGCGAGAATATATTCAAATTCAAACAAAAGGCAAAAAACAGGAATTGAAAGCCTTAGAAAGAGGAAAATTAGCGATTGAAGCTTTAAAAAAAGAAGATGAATGGATTACCCAAAGCGAATTCACTGCTCAAATGGAAAATATTCTTGACTTAATCACAAATGGTCAATCTCATTACATCGACTTTGTGAAAACTCTGCACGAAAAATTAGGGTTTATCAAGCTAAGTAAAAGGGAGAAAAAGCCCCCGAGCCTTAAACAAATAGCCTTAATGGAAAAGCTTTCGACAGAACACAATATCCCTATACCTCCTGAAGCAAGAGAAGATGTTCAAGAATGCTCAAAGTGGCTAGATAAAGCTTTTAAAAAGCAACCTTCAAGTGCGGGGCAAATTAAATTTGCCGAAGATATCTTTGAAAAAACAGGGATTCAACTGCCAAAAAATTATAAAGAATCAGCGGAGGCGTGTAAAAATTACATTGAGAAAAATAAGTCAAAATTAAATCAAATGAAGGACAAAAAATGACCAATATCATCACAATATCAGGAAATCTAGTCAGCGGAGCAGAGCTTAAAATTATCGGTAAAAATAATGTATGTGTTTGTAATTTTACTATCGCAAACAATAGGAGATTTAAAAATGAAAAGGGCGAAGTAATCGAGAGACCTTGTTTTATTGACATAAGCCTATTTGGAGCTTATGCTGAAGCTTTACACAAACATTTAACCAAAGGCAAAGGCGTAATTGTTACAGGCGAACTTATTCAAGATGTTTGGGAAAATGAAGGCAAAAAATACTCCAAACATCGAATCAGAGCCAAAGAAATTGATTTTAGAGAATCAAAATCAAAAGAAGAAGAAAAAGCTCAAGAAAGGGCTGAGAGAGAACAAGCTCAAAACGAAAGTTTCATTAACATAGAAGGAGATCAAATTACAGTATCGATATAGAAGCAAGAATAAAATTATAAAAAAATTCTATAATTATAGAAATTTAAGGAATTCAAATGAACCGAACAAACGAAATCCTCATAGAGCTGTCAAAAAAATATATATGGTGGCAAAAACCTCAAGAAACGATACAAAGTCCTGAAAAAATCATTTTAAAAACAATGGATATCGGGACTTTTGAAGATGCAAATATTTTATTGGAAAATTTTGACAAGCAATTTTTAATTGAAACTCTTCAAAAATCAGAAATCGGTTCAATGCGAAAAAAATCTTGGCATTATTGGCACATTATTCTTGGTATTTGCGATTATAATCATATTCCGCCAATGCCTACAAAAAGAGTAAAAAATGTTTTATAAAGAAATACTTCCCAAAGAACAACAAGAAATCCTACAATACTTAAAACCCATTACAGATAAGGATTTTATTCTCTTTGGAGGCACTGCTATCGCCTTGCAATTAGGGCATAGAGTATCTGTAGATTTTGATTTTTTTAGATCCGAGCCACTCGATCAAAATGAAAAAACAAAAATATCAAATCTGAATTTTCTCAATAATTTCACTACGCTACAAAATGAAGAAAACACATTTGTTATTAGCGTTAATGGTGTAAAACTATCTTTTTTTGGTGGGATTGATTTTGTAAAATTATCTAAATTCAAGTCTTTTGAGACTCTAAAAATAGCTCAATTAGAAGATTTACTGGCAACAAAATTAGCTGTTATCACTCAAAGAGTGGAATATAAAGATTATATCGATGTGATTCACATCATTAACAACGGGTTATCTTTACAGCAGGGATTTAAAAAAGCTAAAGAATTTTACGGGAATCAATTATCAATTCAAGACACATTAAAAACATTAATTTATTTTGAAGGCGGGGATTTATACCAATTAAAAGATAATGAAAAAGAAGTTCTTACCAAAGCCGTTTATGGATTCAACAAACTGATTCAAGATAAAAGACTAGAAAATACTAAACAAAAAACAAATCCTTATGAAGCCGTTAATATTCCAATGGATGAAATATTATTAAAATTAGGCTATGAATACAAGCGTGAAAAATGCACAAAACGAAATTTTACAATGGAAAACCAAAATGGTGATTTAGTCGTAATCTCAAGAATGTCCAACGATCATTATTTATATTTTAATCCATTTAATGACAACGACAGAGGCAATATTCATAGTTTTTGCAAAAATCGGGGAGTTTCACTTAAAGAAATTCTATATGCCAATACCTTTGAATACGCTCATAAACTCCAATACACAGATCCCAAAGAAAAAGAAAGCAATTCTCTTAAAGCCATATTTGAGTTTGAAAAATTCAGAGAAGCTAAGGGGAATAGTAATTATTTAGAATTCCAACGAGGTATTTCCAGAAAAATTAGCGAAGCTTTTAACATCAAACTGGACGATCATAATAATGTTTGCTTCCCTCACTATTGCCTAGAAAAAATACCTGGATTTAAAAAGGGAGAAAAAGATTTAGAGTTTATTTGTCAGAGCGGTTATACTCTTAAATTTCGAAATCCTTTATTTAAGGATCGGGATGGCAACCCCTTAAATAAACCCATAAAATCACTTTGCTATGGCGGGAAAGGGCTTGAAATTCTAAAATCTCCCGATTGCACGCACTTAAGTAAAGTTCAAAACATCATCATTACTGAGTCCAGCATTGACTCACTATCATTTTTTGAGCTGAAAAAAGAACGGGGAGAGAGAAATTTTGATTTTAATAATACTTTGCTATGTGCCACAGGTGGCAATAAAAACGAATCCACAACGAAAGTTCTTGAATTCATCAGAGATCGTGCGACAGAAGCCACTTTTATTTTAGCGATGGATCAAGATGAAAAGGGTAAATACTTTACAGAACAACTTAAGGAGCTTTTAAAAGGGAGAAAAATCAAAGAGGAATATTCCGAGTTTAAAGATTTTAACGATGATTTAAGGGCTTTTAAAATTATTTCAAAAGACAAATTGAATTTAGAAACCAATCAAGACCTCAAAAAATCTTTAGAAAATAAAATGTGTCAAATCCTCAAAGATTTAAAAAATCACAGAATAAATCCAAAACAAAGAGAATTTGAACTTCAAAAACTTGAAGTAATTAAAACCATCTGCCCTTTCAATCGAATTCAAGACAAATTTTATCAAGAGATAGTGCAAGAAAAAGAGCTAAATTTAAGGAGGTAAAGCTACTTTACTAATCCTCAATCTCTTATAAACCTTAAGTCATTTAGTTATGAAA from Helicobacter sp. 12S02232-10 encodes the following:
- a CDS encoding ATPase, T2SS/T4P/T4SS family, producing MITKLLSEALKKFKPYLESGANEVLINREFEVVLDKQGVYEFHQDENFNKKFLESFCMELATSRGLRFNENNPSLSCEIPIDPNNQENYYGYRVQAIHQSILYDSDISICIRIPSKTIFKLSDFALKADSSYEFIESLIRGKKNILVSGGTGTGKTSFLNALMTQVPIIDRIVTIEDSQELRIANPNKVQMLISKNENKFSYENALNASMRLRPDRIFLGEIDTRNCLLFLRLSNTGHDGMLSTLHANNTKDAIKAIMTNAMFGGFNDKEALKSYIRTAIDYIIQIKREKNQRVISEVFDVKNSIQDDFE
- a CDS encoding plasmid mobilization relaxosome protein MobC, which produces MKRIHLSIQEKHDQILEREAKRRNKSKSQYLRDLISKRANNKILKDLAKIQTFNCEILLQISRLSANINQIAYHLNSGFKTDPKEFFKVSEELLEHIQILREDLNKNSKLLLKVV
- a CDS encoding type IV secretory system conjugative DNA transfer family protein, translated to MKKALIGIFVAPILGYIVYIISLMVLFDLKFDLKLFEVSYRILKSLTPDGIHYLKPMVFLSLFFGFFTLLITIFFSLLKGSGKGDYGKSRFANIKDLRKLDLNYEKGLILAKYKNKFIRCIEPLTSLIVAPPGTGKTASIVIPNLLTIQNSCVVLDIKGELIQKTAGYRQKILKNKVLIFSPMGKDNTMKFNPFDEKCVKNFNFVQKKRLVEEVANTLFVAEKGKDPNDFWLASAKQLFIFFALYDLCVKGKSSFGDLAQAIQKDYYEELEGDFKKECEFEEEVFDEENQQAQTIIKRDPKANTLTAFFRQVSLKEYKTEELHNTNVQEFVLVQNQARIYSTSPQETFGGFTANYMVYLNVFTNPDVAEATGSMSFDYEDLREQKITLYINIGQTDIDTLAPLVRILMESIAKNLLLRENSDPDKFIYLLLDEFIRFGKLNFIMRLPELCRSYGLIPIYITQSYQQIQVTYSKEDVDILLANTHYQVVFRMNSFKDAKEVSDTIGDFTREKESISASNMKFVENNKSVSKEGYKLLTPQDIMNQNKEKVLILVSGHKDTPLQAKRNMFFKNQQLKNASEIAYDPNHMAV
- a CDS encoding ArdC family protein, whose translation is MENNNAINIQSEQLGKADNVIYLDNTLDNAKFQSSESIDEKPKNEDKKQNAPSPEAPNIAPSDMASQMEGYLRYIIGMACESKKAPWTKDKTAQEIQEDKLKKPFNPITGISYSGANQLALESQGKESGMWLTRKQIESLGGQIDTEKNEGIKTFFVNKQTNEIRYVRVYNVTDIENLDITQLPHQKMISIDKKPLLDLRGINLYPHTKKQISIYNQAIKNNTDYKVPLLEAPKKQEQSQTNGKGLSA
- a CDS encoding zincin-like metallopeptidase domain-containing protein codes for the protein MQRQTMSNTYKDIQDAQIKMMEDYILSHLDTGLKWQKNWEVPTLNIPHNPATGTKYKRTNGLILMLYRSKYGYQSNQWATFAQIKEMGGSVQAGEKSVPFIWKYALTPEEALKRKMITPSDPRINDAVVFFNKKMLLFNIEQSTLTQEMIKDYQIKHNFPKHYYESDKETTAMIESKLHKDIEAVLKNSKIPIIDNIGSPRAFYDPQKDEITLPDKKYFDSLDSYYSTALHELGHSTGHPNRLNREMAGFSTDKISYAKEEFRAELYSVLQGLELGLEVNLKNHAGYIDNWKNVFKNEETQREEIKKALKDSVSMVKYVQENWYPDHLKQEFRVEKQAQNEDVKENKINPPFEIREIKTRISEIQKVLSNPSLKDKTTALKELEKIAKQPLTQFERQAIQRLQNQHQCKGLRI
- a CDS encoding type IA DNA topoisomerase: MSVIIIEAPNKCEKIASITNAKVFATKGHFKQLAEEEWLDFETYEPQFDFMNEKKKSIDHILRECKNQDVYIATDPDREGYAIGYMFYEMVKNIAKSVKRAEFHEITESGVRKGLESSLPFNQTNVKFFEAFKARVVGDKLVGFILSPKLSKLLDIKRMSAGRVQTPALKLIVDRELEIEAFEKIPADQKIDFKIIAKSKKDNKTFDLNNDNRFKTKDQAQEFLNSIVEIKQALVSKKETKQGKQSPDKPFQTATMIKKANQVYGFSSDKTMALAQNLYEKGLITYHRTDAENLSLEFLNEAKSFLEPLYEWYQYKEYKAGAQSQAEAHEATRITHIHPYEKIETLISKEKLTKEHEDLYRLIYCNSILSQAKDCLFETNRYEFNLKGRSFYLSTKEIKYNGFKNVFLKEEPENEKEELKDLTLQLNEMDTVEILNFEIKEVNKKAPSRFKESEFIPLLQKLGIGRPSTYHTFIPKLIEREYIQIQTKGKKQELKALERGKLAIEALKKEDEWITQSEFTAQMENILDLITNGQSHYIDFVKTLHEKLGFIKLSKREKKPPSLKQIALMEKLSTEHNIPIPPEAREDVQECSKWLDKAFKKQPSSAGQIKFAEDIFEKTGIQLPKNYKESAEACKNYIEKNKSKLNQMKDKK
- the ssb gene encoding single-stranded DNA-binding protein; this translates as MTNIITISGNLVSGAELKIIGKNNVCVCNFTIANNRRFKNEKGEVIERPCFIDISLFGAYAEALHKHLTKGKGVIVTGELIQDVWENEGKKYSKHRIRAKEIDFRESKSKEEEKAQERAEREQAQNESFINIEGDQITVSI